A portion of the Acidimicrobiia bacterium genome contains these proteins:
- a CDS encoding AMP-binding protein codes for MSLLDLELRPDDGERAKRYLADGSWTDETLGSILAAGFPEAPNNVVSFRSDVRPWRGTYADAADLARRVAGGLRAAGVRPGDPVAFQLPNWLEAAATFWATAFLGAVVVPIVHFYGPKEVGFILRQSGARWFITADRFGHLDYLANLETLPELPALEQTYVVGDSVPPGARSFDELSAHDPIDVPADVDPSWPALIAYTSGTTSDPKGVVHSHRTIGSEVKQLAEMAATASERAMLVGAPVGHAIGMLAALLIPVYRREPIYLIDVWDPKTVLAAMLEDDLSSGSGATYFLTSLLDHPDFTPEHAAKMRRIGLGGSPVPSAVGERAERLGMSVVRSFGSTEHPSITGATHDEPRDKRLSTDGHPLPGVEIELRDDEGKPVALGEPGEIWSKGPDCFVGYTDPVLTKASLDDDGWFATGDVGVLDEDGYLTIVDRKKDIIIRGGENVSALEVEDQIVRMPGVAEVAVVAAPDPKFGEHGAAFVRMQPGAGAVPSLEAMREHLGASGLAKQKWPEEVHPIEEFPRTPSGKVQKFVLRDRLRNP; via the coding sequence GTGAGTCTCCTCGACCTCGAGCTGCGCCCTGACGACGGCGAGCGGGCGAAGCGCTACCTCGCCGACGGGTCATGGACCGACGAGACGCTCGGATCAATCCTGGCGGCCGGCTTCCCCGAGGCGCCGAACAACGTCGTCTCGTTCCGCTCCGATGTCCGGCCCTGGCGCGGCACGTACGCCGACGCGGCGGACCTCGCCCGGCGCGTCGCCGGAGGCCTGCGCGCCGCCGGCGTACGTCCCGGCGACCCGGTGGCGTTCCAGCTGCCGAACTGGCTCGAGGCCGCGGCCACCTTCTGGGCCACCGCGTTCCTCGGAGCCGTCGTGGTACCGATCGTGCACTTCTACGGACCGAAGGAAGTCGGGTTCATCCTCCGGCAGTCGGGCGCACGCTGGTTCATCACCGCCGACCGCTTCGGGCACCTCGACTACCTCGCCAACCTCGAGACGCTGCCCGAGCTGCCGGCGCTCGAGCAGACCTACGTCGTGGGTGACTCCGTGCCCCCCGGCGCGCGCTCGTTCGACGAGTTGTCCGCACACGATCCCATCGACGTCCCAGCCGACGTCGATCCATCTTGGCCAGCGCTCATCGCGTACACCTCGGGCACGACATCGGATCCGAAGGGTGTCGTGCACTCACACCGCACCATCGGCTCCGAGGTCAAGCAGCTCGCCGAGATGGCCGCGACCGCCTCGGAACGGGCGATGCTCGTGGGCGCACCGGTTGGGCACGCGATCGGGATGCTCGCCGCACTCCTCATCCCCGTGTATCGCCGCGAGCCGATCTATCTCATCGACGTGTGGGATCCGAAGACGGTGCTGGCGGCGATGCTCGAGGACGACCTCTCGAGCGGGTCGGGTGCGACCTACTTCCTCACGAGCCTCCTCGATCACCCCGACTTCACGCCCGAGCACGCGGCGAAGATGCGGCGCATCGGCCTCGGGGGATCCCCGGTTCCCTCGGCGGTCGGCGAGCGGGCTGAGCGACTCGGCATGTCCGTCGTCCGCAGCTTCGGATCCACCGAGCATCCGTCCATCACCGGGGCCACACACGACGAGCCGCGCGACAAGCGGCTCAGCACCGACGGGCATCCGCTGCCTGGGGTGGAGATCGAGCTTCGGGACGACGAGGGCAAGCCGGTTGCGCTCGGGGAACCCGGTGAGATCTGGAGCAAGGGTCCCGACTGCTTCGTCGGTTACACGGATCCGGTACTCACCAAGGCGTCGCTCGACGACGACGGCTGGTTCGCGACGGGTGACGTGGGCGTCCTCGACGAGGATGGCTACCTCACCATCGTCGACCGCAAGAAGGACATCATCATCCGCGGCGGCGAGAACGTCAGCGCGCTCGAGGTCGAGGACCAGATCGTGCGCATGCCCGGCGTGGCCGAGGTCGCGGTCGTGGCGGCACCGGATCCGAAGTTCGGAGAGCACGGTGCCGCGTTCGTGCGGATGCAGCCGGGAGCCGGCGCGGTGCCGTCACTCGAGGCGATGCGCGAGCACCTCGGCGCGTCCGGACTCGCCAAGCAGAAGTGGCCGGAGGAAGTGCACCCGATCGAGGAGTTCCCACGCACTCCGTCGGGCAAGGTGCAGAAGTTCGTGCTCCGCGACCGCCTCCGCAACCCCTGA
- a CDS encoding acyl-CoA dehydrogenase family protein yields the protein MNFEYPADAEAFRAELRAWLDANFTDEYRSMKSVIGCKPEDPDLAKNREWNGKLADARYTAIAWPEEYGGRGAGIMDQVVYAEEMHRAGAPSTVNLIGLSNIAPAIMEYGTDDQRSTLLPRMLRGDDIWCQGFSEPDAGSDLAGLKASAVRDGDSFVVNGQKTWNTLGQISNWCELLVRTDPDAAKHKGITCLLVDMTLPGIEVRPLTTMTGDSEFNEIFFTDVRVPETALLGAENEGWRVAITTLIHERGGVAALHLGLRAQIRSLLDLAKATPLGNGRVAVDDPALRQRLARVYLEGELLKLLSERALSGALHGRELGPESSLAKLVWSETAQHVGEVAGAVLGPDANSGSWGRDRVSMRSHTIAGGTTQVNKNIIAQRVLGLPRA from the coding sequence GTGAACTTCGAGTATCCGGCGGACGCTGAGGCGTTCCGTGCCGAGCTGCGGGCATGGCTCGACGCCAACTTCACCGACGAGTACCGCTCAATGAAGTCGGTCATCGGGTGCAAACCCGAGGACCCGGATCTCGCCAAGAACCGGGAGTGGAACGGCAAGCTCGCCGATGCGCGCTACACCGCGATCGCCTGGCCCGAGGAGTACGGCGGGCGTGGCGCCGGGATCATGGACCAAGTCGTCTACGCCGAGGAGATGCACCGCGCGGGCGCACCGTCCACGGTGAACCTCATCGGCTTGTCCAACATCGCGCCGGCGATCATGGAGTACGGCACCGACGACCAGCGCTCAACGTTGCTCCCGCGCATGCTGCGCGGTGACGACATCTGGTGCCAGGGGTTCTCCGAACCGGACGCGGGCTCCGACCTCGCCGGCCTGAAGGCGAGTGCGGTGCGAGATGGTGACTCCTTCGTCGTCAACGGCCAGAAGACATGGAACACGCTCGGGCAGATCTCGAATTGGTGCGAGCTCCTCGTGCGCACCGATCCCGATGCCGCGAAGCACAAGGGCATCACGTGCCTGCTGGTGGACATGACGCTTCCCGGCATCGAGGTGCGGCCGCTCACCACGATGACCGGGGATTCCGAGTTCAACGAGATCTTCTTCACCGATGTTCGGGTGCCGGAGACTGCGTTGCTCGGGGCCGAGAACGAAGGGTGGCGCGTGGCGATCACGACGCTGATCCACGAGCGGGGCGGGGTGGCAGCGCTTCATCTGGGTCTGCGGGCGCAGATCCGGTCGTTGCTCGACCTCGCCAAGGCCACGCCGCTGGGTAACGGTCGCGTCGCGGTCGACGACCCGGCACTGCGCCAGCGCCTCGCGCGCGTCTACCTCGAGGGTGAGCTGCTCAAGCTGCTCTCGGAGCGGGCGCTCTCAGGTGCGCTGCACGGGCGCGAGCTCGGGCCCGAGAGCAGCCTGGCCAAGCTCGTGTGGAGCGAGACGGCTCAGCACGTCGGTGAAGTGGCCGGCGCGGTGCTCGGGCCTGATGCGAACTCAGGATCGTGGGGGCGGGACCGGGTCTCGATGCGGTCACACACCATCGCCGGTGGGACCACGCAGGTGAACAAGAACATCATCGCTCAGCGGGTGCTGGGGCTTCCCCGCGCGTGA
- a CDS encoding phosphotransferase family protein, whose translation MTETAGTNEKPWEGVDDDVRTEGLIDRDALGRWMDERGLPGKGEPVETKYLSGGSSNEIFEIRRGEHACALRRPPRVVPEGRNETMLREYRVLEALNGTDVPHPEALAACDDESVIGGCFYLMGMIDGWSPMSMGDSWPEPFKSNDAERKQLGIQLVDGIARLSRVDWKARGLEGFGKPDGFLERQADRWAAHYEKMKTRDLEGVDMVAQWLRDHKPKVYKPGIIHGDYQFANVMFNHGAPAQLAAMVDWEMTTIGDPLIDLGWVIQGWPRDDQDFSNAGYVPMEGMPKRTELLAHYTEVSGRPTDEIDYYEILAGFKLAIVLEGQYSRFKTGKLDNPKIEAFAPIVVDMLNKTADLTRNANL comes from the coding sequence TTGACCGAGACCGCGGGAACGAACGAGAAGCCTTGGGAGGGCGTGGACGACGACGTCCGCACGGAGGGGCTCATCGATCGCGATGCGCTCGGTCGATGGATGGACGAGCGCGGACTGCCCGGCAAGGGGGAGCCCGTGGAGACGAAGTACCTGAGCGGCGGGTCGTCCAACGAGATCTTCGAGATCCGGCGCGGTGAGCACGCGTGCGCGCTGCGCCGACCGCCGCGGGTCGTGCCCGAAGGTCGCAACGAGACGATGCTGCGTGAGTACCGGGTACTCGAAGCCCTGAACGGGACCGACGTGCCGCACCCCGAGGCGCTCGCGGCGTGCGATGACGAGAGCGTGATCGGCGGCTGCTTCTACCTGATGGGCATGATCGACGGCTGGTCGCCCATGAGCATGGGCGACTCATGGCCCGAGCCGTTCAAGTCGAACGATGCCGAGCGCAAGCAGCTCGGCATCCAGCTGGTCGATGGGATCGCCCGGCTGTCGCGTGTCGACTGGAAGGCGCGCGGGCTCGAGGGCTTCGGAAAGCCCGACGGGTTCCTCGAGCGCCAGGCTGATCGCTGGGCTGCGCACTACGAGAAGATGAAGACTCGCGATCTCGAGGGCGTCGACATGGTCGCGCAATGGCTGCGCGACCACAAGCCGAAGGTGTACAAGCCCGGCATCATCCACGGCGACTACCAGTTCGCGAACGTGATGTTCAACCATGGTGCGCCGGCCCAGCTCGCGGCGATGGTCGACTGGGAGATGACCACCATCGGCGACCCGCTCATCGACCTCGGCTGGGTGATCCAGGGGTGGCCGCGCGACGACCAGGACTTCTCGAACGCGGGCTACGTCCCGATGGAGGGCATGCCCAAGCGTACGGAGCTGCTCGCGCACTACACCGAGGTGAGCGGCCGCCCGACCGACGAGATCGACTACTACGAGATCCTGGCCGGCTTCAAGCTTGCGATCGTGCTCGAGGGCCAGTACTCACGATTCAAGACGGGCAAGCTCGACAACCCGAAGATCGAGGCGTTCGCCCCGATCGTCGTCGACATGCTGAACAAGACCGCAGATCTCACCCGGAACGCGAATCTCTGA
- a CDS encoding 4Fe-4S binding protein yields the protein MSTTTIKSRGTITIDTETCKGCELCITACPPRVLTMTPSAVNGLGYHYPQLHPGCTGCAACLFVCPDFCFEVFRYDEPVLTEVAQ from the coding sequence TTGAGCACCACAACGATCAAGAGCCGCGGCACGATCACGATCGACACCGAGACGTGCAAGGGCTGCGAGCTGTGCATCACCGCGTGTCCGCCCCGCGTGCTCACGATGACGCCCAGTGCCGTGAACGGTCTCGGATACCACTACCCGCAGTTGCACCCCGGGTGCACCGGCTGCGCCGCCTGCCTGTTCGTGTGCCCCGACTTCTGCTTCGAGGTCTTCCGCTACGACGAGCCCGTCCTCACCGAGGTCGCACAATGA
- a CDS encoding 2-oxoacid:acceptor oxidoreductase family protein — MSERELMVTGMGGQGVQLAAQVIAQGATIEGRNVQLFGVYGGMMRGGNTDASVVVGDGPIQAPPVLSHTWSAIGMHDKFWAQIGPKVRDGGLVLVNDATFATELDEARLQVLRVPATDIATTLGSELGGSLVMVGAYLATTGLVGLDAAIEGMRESIPSYRTQHIAANETALRAGYDAVDHGMVPAWSNEGVPA, encoded by the coding sequence ATGAGCGAGCGCGAGCTGATGGTGACGGGGATGGGCGGGCAAGGGGTGCAGCTGGCCGCGCAGGTCATCGCGCAAGGCGCGACGATCGAAGGTCGCAACGTGCAGCTGTTCGGCGTGTACGGCGGCATGATGCGCGGCGGCAACACCGACGCCAGCGTCGTCGTCGGCGATGGCCCGATTCAGGCACCTCCCGTGCTCTCGCACACGTGGTCGGCGATTGGCATGCACGACAAGTTCTGGGCCCAGATCGGCCCGAAGGTGCGCGACGGCGGGTTGGTGCTCGTGAACGATGCAACCTTCGCGACCGAGCTCGACGAGGCACGCTTGCAGGTGTTGCGCGTTCCTGCCACCGACATCGCTACGACGCTCGGAAGCGAGCTCGGCGGCTCTCTGGTGATGGTCGGCGCGTACCTGGCCACCACCGGGCTCGTTGGGCTCGACGCGGCGATCGAGGGCATGCGCGAATCGATCCCGTCGTACCGAACACAGCACATCGCGGCCAACGAGACCGCGCTGCGCGCGGGATACGACGCGGTCGACCACGGCATGGTGCCGGCATGGTCCAACGAGGGGGTTCCGGCTTGA
- a CDS encoding thiamine pyrophosphate-dependent enzyme has protein sequence MSTPIALGPVLDTTVAPTAARKVGDLKPDLLLTQEHNMCPGCGEPLVLRSFLESLGELGVAQQSIAVLGIGCYTSFAGSMDVDLVQALHGRAPSVATGVKRMLPDSIVFTLQGDGDMVNEGLQEVLHTAARGENVTCILLNNGVFGETGGHMTATTVLGQRTKNSLDGRDAEYHGYPILIGDLLARLEGAAYVARGSVHNAGAVARTKKMLKRAFEIQRDGGGFTFVEVLTMCPTGWFIPTGEGPDYMHETLGEVHVMGELKVDGRIKTTEELHEENTKRQQEIEARLAAGWVDEG, from the coding sequence ATGAGCACGCCCATCGCCTTGGGACCGGTGCTCGACACGACCGTCGCGCCCACCGCAGCACGCAAGGTCGGCGATCTCAAGCCCGACCTGCTGCTGACGCAGGAGCACAACATGTGCCCCGGCTGTGGCGAGCCGCTCGTGCTGCGGTCGTTCCTCGAGTCACTCGGCGAGCTCGGCGTTGCGCAACAGTCCATCGCCGTCCTCGGCATCGGCTGCTACACGAGCTTCGCGGGCTCGATGGACGTCGACCTCGTGCAAGCGCTACACGGCCGAGCTCCCTCGGTCGCGACCGGTGTGAAGCGGATGCTCCCCGACTCGATCGTTTTCACGCTCCAGGGCGACGGCGACATGGTCAACGAGGGGCTTCAAGAGGTACTGCACACGGCAGCACGCGGCGAGAACGTGACGTGCATCCTCTTGAACAACGGCGTGTTCGGCGAGACGGGCGGTCACATGACCGCCACGACCGTGCTGGGACAACGCACCAAGAACTCGCTCGACGGACGAGACGCCGAGTACCACGGCTACCCGATCCTCATCGGCGACCTCTTGGCTCGGCTCGAGGGCGCGGCATACGTGGCACGCGGGTCGGTGCACAACGCCGGCGCGGTTGCACGCACCAAGAAGATGCTCAAGCGCGCGTTCGAGATCCAGCGCGACGGTGGCGGCTTCACCTTCGTCGAGGTGCTCACGATGTGCCCGACGGGCTGGTTCATCCCGACCGGCGAAGGTCCCGACTACATGCACGAGACGCTGGGCGAGGTGCACGTGATGGGCGAGCTCAAGGTCGACGGCCGCATCAAGACGACCGAGGAGCTCCATGAGGAGAACACCAAGCGCCAGCAAGAGATCGAGGCGCGCCTCGCGGCGGGTTGGGTGGACGAGGGATGA
- a CDS encoding TetR/AcrR family transcriptional regulator: MQNIIPVGRALAEPVEQTVAARTLQERSDTYTEEVRRLLDATYAVMRRTGSVDPRVSDIVAEAGLSNQAFYRHFRGKDELLLAVLDDGQRRLVSYLEARLGRVDPGAPRVRAWIEGVLEQARNRDAAANTRPFMVNSARLADQFPDDTSRSREQMMAPLRAAIADAGGDPVRDADAIYHLAMGQAGDAIARGQLPTKAVVGHLVQFALRGIGGTR, encoded by the coding sequence GTGCAGAATATCATTCCCGTCGGTAGGGCGCTGGCCGAGCCGGTGGAGCAGACCGTCGCCGCACGCACGCTGCAGGAGCGGTCCGACACCTACACCGAAGAGGTCCGGCGCCTGCTCGATGCCACGTATGCCGTCATGCGTCGGACCGGCAGCGTCGACCCGCGGGTGAGCGACATCGTCGCGGAGGCAGGCCTGTCGAACCAGGCGTTCTATCGCCACTTCCGCGGCAAAGACGAGCTCCTGCTCGCGGTGCTCGACGACGGGCAGCGCCGGCTCGTGTCCTACCTCGAGGCCCGCCTTGGTCGCGTCGATCCAGGCGCGCCGCGCGTGCGCGCGTGGATCGAAGGTGTGCTGGAGCAGGCACGCAACCGGGACGCGGCAGCGAACACCCGACCGTTCATGGTGAACAGCGCGCGTCTCGCGGATCAGTTTCCGGATGACACCTCCCGTTCGCGCGAACAGATGATGGCGCCGCTGCGTGCCGCGATTGCCGACGCCGGCGGAGATCCGGTGCGCGATGCCGACGCGATCTACCACCTCGCCATGGGACAAGCCGGTGACGCCATCGCCCGCGGGCAGCTCCCGACGAAGGCCGTGGTCGGCCATCTCGTGCAGTTCGCACTGCGAGGCATCGGAGGGACTCGATGA
- a CDS encoding alpha-(1->3)-arabinofuranosyltransferase family protein, which produces MNGTTGVRARGRRLEILGLGLLAYVPFLLSSPGRISADTKHFLYLEPGRMLSRAPYLWDPHFGTGTVPHQNVGFLFPMGPYYWAMEQVGVPDWVAQRLWWGTLSFAAGLGVLWLLTMLGTRRVGAIAAALVYMLSPYQLAFTARLSVLLLPWAALPWLVGLTVRALKRGGWRDPALFALVVLAAGSTSAPSLMLVGIAPVLWLVFAVLDARTTPRVALAAAGRIGVLTMGVSVWWATGLVTQSRYGIPILDVTENLEMVASASNPADLLRGLGNWFLSGSDRLGRWLDQSAAFADDPWLSVATYAIPGLALVGAAALRWRYRAYFAALVVVGVIVGVGTWPYDHPSPVGALFKDAAESSAFGLALRNTPRVVPIIVLGVAGLLAAAISALSTRCRLEMLAAGVVTLCVIVGFAPVWQHGSLSEHLDRAEDIPGYWADATDALGGADARTRVLELPGSLFAAYRWGDTVDPITPGLTDRAWVARELPPHGSPAGVDLLAALDRRMQEGTFEPQSLARIARFFRSGTLLVRSDLEYERFETPRPRVLWALLTDPLAPGLGEPKGFGPGDPNRASPSLEMFDELELVSSGSDHPPEVALIPVDDVPGLVGTASTRHPVIVAGSGDGLVDAAAAGLLEGDELVLYAASLGDAELRDALRQGADLVVTDSNRRRARRWDTLRDETGMTERAGQTSLRDDISDYRLEPVSGNSDAERTVAEQRGGRVDATGYGFTGVYLPEDRPVHAFDGDTRTAWRAAGGEDVAGQSIVLRPHDPVRTDQVRLVQPLDLPNGRWLTRVRLHFDRGAPVTVNLDESSRAPNGQIVTFPERTIRKFEVELLEPTAGADPVGFAEIYLGDVRVEEIIRPPVTLLDRAGRESTDHRVVFVLSRQRYESTRAGREDAELTLVRRIQLPEQRGFSIAGTARVNPDARDDLVDALLGTAAPGVEIRSSGHLHGDVDSRASLAFDNDPETRWTAALGEQEGQYVEIAVPEAVTIDQLGFDVLHDGRHSVPTRLQLVVDGVTSSPLNVPAVGDSPDEGASHSGVVRFPAVTGTDFQIVVEAVRPVTHVGDNPGSTVTAPVSMNVLLPGVTPTVGSGDLDRTCRADLVEIDGEAVPVQLEGDAADARTGFTIEPCGPALDLDRGSHVIRSQAGLDTGIDIDRLLLASSPGGGPAPDPTARVGARPSSSGTRVHVVDSGMTNVDVRVRTDGKPFWLVLGQSLNDGWEAELADGTSLGKPRLVNGYANGWTVDPSEPGTLVIHLRWKPQRLVWIGMAVSVIAILGCLVLLWRTRRRAGAALGVEDTATLTSPFTFGASSLSPRTAVGAAVLTGAAAAVVSRPWIGLLVGAGTLLAMRVRGGRVLLVAGAPAALLLSKAASAPELGWVAVLLLGADVVCSYALTRGEAPAPAER; this is translated from the coding sequence ATGAACGGCACGACTGGGGTACGCGCGCGCGGCCGTCGACTCGAGATCCTCGGTCTCGGGCTGCTCGCGTACGTGCCGTTCCTGCTGTCGTCTCCCGGCAGGATCAGCGCCGACACGAAGCACTTCCTGTATCTCGAACCCGGGCGGATGCTGTCGCGCGCTCCGTACCTCTGGGACCCGCACTTCGGCACGGGCACGGTGCCGCACCAGAACGTCGGGTTCCTATTCCCGATGGGTCCTTATTACTGGGCGATGGAGCAGGTCGGCGTGCCCGACTGGGTGGCGCAGCGCCTGTGGTGGGGGACCCTCTCGTTCGCGGCGGGACTCGGTGTGCTCTGGCTCCTCACGATGCTCGGCACCCGACGCGTCGGCGCGATCGCGGCCGCGCTGGTCTACATGCTCAGTCCGTACCAGCTCGCGTTCACGGCGCGGCTCTCGGTGTTGCTGCTTCCGTGGGCTGCGCTTCCATGGCTGGTCGGACTAACCGTCCGCGCGTTGAAACGGGGTGGTTGGCGCGACCCCGCGCTTTTCGCGTTGGTCGTGCTCGCGGCGGGGAGCACGAGCGCGCCGTCGTTGATGCTGGTCGGGATCGCGCCGGTTCTCTGGCTTGTCTTCGCGGTGCTCGACGCGCGCACGACGCCACGCGTGGCACTGGCCGCGGCCGGGCGCATCGGGGTGCTCACGATGGGGGTGTCGGTCTGGTGGGCAACCGGGCTCGTCACCCAGTCTCGATACGGCATCCCGATCCTCGACGTGACCGAGAACCTGGAGATGGTCGCGAGCGCTTCGAACCCTGCCGACCTGCTCCGCGGGCTCGGCAACTGGTTCCTGTCCGGCAGCGACCGGCTCGGCCGATGGCTCGACCAGTCGGCCGCCTTCGCCGACGACCCGTGGCTCTCGGTTGCCACGTACGCGATTCCCGGGCTTGCCCTCGTCGGCGCGGCGGCCCTGCGATGGCGGTATCGCGCGTACTTCGCGGCGCTCGTCGTCGTGGGCGTGATCGTCGGCGTCGGGACTTGGCCGTACGACCATCCCAGCCCGGTGGGCGCGCTCTTCAAGGATGCGGCCGAGAGCTCGGCCTTCGGCCTTGCGCTGCGCAACACCCCTCGGGTCGTGCCGATCATCGTGCTCGGGGTCGCCGGTCTGCTCGCCGCCGCGATCTCGGCGCTCTCGACGCGGTGCCGACTCGAGATGCTCGCCGCCGGCGTCGTGACGCTGTGCGTGATCGTGGGCTTCGCCCCGGTGTGGCAACACGGATCTCTCTCGGAGCATCTCGACCGGGCCGAAGACATCCCCGGTTACTGGGCCGACGCGACCGATGCGCTCGGAGGCGCGGACGCCCGGACGCGGGTACTCGAGCTACCGGGGTCGTTGTTCGCTGCGTACCGCTGGGGCGACACCGTGGACCCGATCACGCCGGGGCTGACCGATCGCGCCTGGGTTGCCCGCGAGCTGCCACCGCACGGGTCGCCGGCCGGGGTCGACCTCCTCGCGGCACTCGACCGTCGCATGCAGGAGGGCACGTTCGAGCCGCAGTCGTTGGCGCGCATCGCACGCTTCTTCCGATCCGGCACGCTGTTGGTGCGCTCCGACCTGGAGTACGAGCGCTTCGAGACGCCGCGACCGCGGGTGTTGTGGGCGCTGCTCACGGACCCGCTCGCCCCCGGGTTGGGGGAGCCGAAGGGATTCGGGCCCGGGGACCCGAATCGTGCGTCACCTTCCCTCGAGATGTTCGACGAGCTCGAGCTGGTCTCATCCGGATCCGACCATCCGCCTGAAGTCGCCCTCATTCCGGTGGACGATGTGCCCGGACTCGTCGGTACCGCGTCGACGCGGCACCCCGTGATCGTGGCCGGCAGTGGCGACGGCCTCGTCGACGCCGCCGCAGCCGGGCTGCTCGAAGGCGACGAGCTGGTGCTCTACGCGGCTTCGCTCGGTGACGCCGAGCTCCGGGACGCGCTCCGCCAAGGAGCCGACCTCGTGGTGACCGACTCGAATCGCCGCCGGGCCCGTCGGTGGGACACGCTGCGTGACGAGACCGGGATGACCGAGCGCGCCGGCCAGACCTCGTTGCGAGACGACATCAGCGACTATCGGCTCGAACCGGTCTCCGGGAACTCCGACGCCGAGCGAACCGTGGCCGAGCAGCGCGGCGGCCGTGTGGACGCCACCGGCTACGGCTTCACCGGCGTGTACCTCCCCGAGGATCGGCCCGTGCACGCATTCGACGGCGACACGCGTACCGCGTGGCGTGCGGCGGGTGGCGAGGACGTCGCGGGACAGAGCATCGTGCTTCGACCGCACGATCCGGTGCGGACCGATCAGGTGCGACTCGTGCAGCCCCTCGACCTGCCGAACGGTCGGTGGCTCACACGAGTGCGGCTGCACTTCGACCGCGGCGCGCCCGTGACCGTCAACCTCGACGAGTCGTCGCGCGCGCCGAACGGGCAGATCGTGACGTTCCCGGAGCGCACCATTCGGAAGTTCGAAGTCGAGCTCCTCGAGCCGACCGCGGGTGCGGATCCAGTCGGGTTCGCCGAGATCTACCTCGGCGACGTGCGCGTCGAGGAGATCATCCGCCCACCGGTCACGCTGCTCGACCGAGCAGGCCGCGAGAGCACAGACCACCGAGTTGTGTTCGTGCTGTCGCGCCAGCGTTACGAGTCGACCAGGGCTGGTCGTGAGGACGCGGAGCTCACACTCGTCCGGCGCATCCAGCTTCCGGAGCAAAGGGGGTTCTCGATCGCGGGCACGGCGCGGGTGAATCCGGATGCACGCGATGACCTCGTCGACGCGTTGCTCGGCACCGCGGCGCCCGGGGTCGAGATCAGGTCCTCCGGGCACTTGCACGGAGACGTGGACTCGCGGGCGTCGTTGGCGTTCGACAACGATCCGGAGACTCGCTGGACTGCCGCGCTCGGTGAGCAAGAGGGTCAGTATGTGGAGATCGCGGTTCCCGAGGCGGTCACGATCGATCAGCTCGGTTTCGATGTGTTGCACGACGGCCGTCACTCGGTACCGACGCGCCTCCAGCTCGTCGTGGATGGGGTGACGTCGTCGCCGCTGAACGTTCCAGCGGTGGGGGACAGCCCCGATGAGGGAGCCTCTCATTCAGGCGTGGTCCGCTTCCCTGCGGTCACCGGAACGGACTTTCAGATCGTGGTCGAGGCCGTCCGCCCGGTCACCCACGTCGGCGACAACCCAGGGTCGACGGTGACCGCGCCCGTCTCGATGAACGTGCTGCTGCCGGGCGTGACGCCAACGGTCGGATCGGGCGATCTCGACCGCACGTGCCGTGCCGACCTGGTCGAGATCGACGGCGAAGCCGTCCCCGTCCAGCTCGAGGGGGACGCAGCCGACGCGCGCACGGGCTTCACGATCGAGCCGTGCGGCCCGGCGCTCGACCTGGATCGCGGCAGCCACGTCATCCGATCGCAGGCAGGGCTCGACACCGGGATCGACATCGACCGACTACTGCTGGCGTCGTCACCGGGCGGTGGGCCCGCGCCCGATCCGACGGCTCGCGTCGGAGCCCGACCGTCCTCGTCAGGCACGCGAGTCCACGTTGTCGACTCGGGGATGACGAACGTCGACGTGCGCGTGCGCACCGACGGCAAGCCGTTCTGGCTCGTGCTCGGACAGAGCCTCAACGACGGTTGGGAGGCCGAGCTCGCCGACGGCACTTCGCTCGGCAAGCCGCGTCTCGTGAACGGGTACGCGAACGGGTGGACGGTCGATCCGAGTGAGCCGGGCACGCTCGTCATCCACCTGCGCTGGAAGCCGCAACGCCTCGTCTGGATCGGGATGGCCGTGTCCGTCATCGCGATCCTCGGTTGCCTCGTGCTGCTCTGGCGCACGCGCCGACGCGCGGGCGCGGCGCTCGGTGTGGAAGACACGGCAACCCTCACGTCACCGTTCACATTCGGAGCCTCGTCGCTCTCGCCCCGAACCGCAGTTGGTGCGGCCGTGCTGACCGGTGCCGCCGCAGCCGTGGTCTCGCGTCCCTGGATCGGCCTCCTGGTCGGTGCGGGCACGCTGCTGGCGATGCGCGTACGCGGCGGACGTGTTCTCCTGGTCGCGGGCGCACCGGCCGCATTGTTGCTGTCGAAGGCGGCGAGCGCGCCGGAGCTCGGGTGGGTCGCGGTGCTGCTGCTGGGTGCCGACGTCGTGTGCAGCTACGCGCTCACGCGCGGGGAAGCCCCAGCACCCGCTGAGCGATGA